The following is a genomic window from Carassius carassius chromosome 24, fCarCar2.1, whole genome shotgun sequence.
AAACAATATTTTGCATAATAAATCCAGATAGTCTCGCCTGCGAAAAGggaacataaaataaatgaacacaataaacattgatatacttGAGCTACATTTAGATTTACTCACATCAAAAACAGGTACAAACATGCAAGATAGCAGCATAAATTAATGTAATCATCCGTctttaaaggcttttttttttaaagaaatcactaTTCCCTTTTTTTAGGATGTATGTCTTCAGCCAGAAGGCACATTGGATTGAACCAATGAATCACATACACAGCTATAAATCAGTGGTTTACAAAGCCTTAACGAGCATTTTTCCAAAATAATTTTCACATAAAAACAAGAGTCTGATATTCGGAGCCCGCTATTTATTGTTAAACTGGAATGCATAAAGGTTTACAAAAGCAGTGCTGTAAAATGTTCCATGTGACCTTTTGTAGAAACAACGCTGGTTTTCAACCAGACCCCttagtattttcattttaaaattcataCAATGAAGTCAATGACGGATCCATGAAGGAATATTCCTTATGAAGGAATAATAAGAAAATGTCTATTTTCAAAGCATCAACACAGTATCAGGAATTAAAATATACACAATGTTTAATTAACAtaaggaagcagcagtcagatgtACAGCTCAGGAGGGTGGAAGCATCAGGCAGATTAGTGTCTCACAAAACTTGCAGTCCATTCATCTCTACgagcatttaaaaaaacacatttgggcCTACATGCACATACCTCCACAtaaagacaaatatctgtttggAAAGGGTATTCAGGTTCATAGATAAACACGCTCACAAAAAACACAATCTGGGCTCACATGGAACAAgataaagaacaaaagaaaatatacaaCATTTCTAGTCCCACACAATACAAAAttgatgttttaattaaaaaataataaaaataatctgacTGTACACCCCTGACATCCCTTGCACAGCGAAACATGATCATCACAGGGCCATAACATCATCTTGCTATTACCACATTCACTAAACAGCTTTacagtaaaaattatttaatgacaTTTGTGTATACAGTGCAAGtgtcaaaagaaaatattttattatttttttaaacgtcTTATCCAATATCATATTCCTGTGCTGTTAAAACAGgtaataataaatcattaatgTTAACATGATCAAAtcctattttttttccaaaatatattatttcaggAAAGCAGATATGACTATAAAAACAATCAGCAATGAGTACTTCTTTAAGAAATACATTGCATCTTTTTGTACTGGATAAAAAGTACTTGTATTTCATCAGAATAAATTGTCTAAAATTGTGACGCACATACACTCCAATAAGGatatgatgacttaatgtattaTCACACAAAAGTATACTCTGTAAggccaaaatattttttgtttgttttataaaagATATCGTATAATGCGGTTTACTTCACttggaaaattataaaaatataaaatatttcaggcACAATATAAAACTGGTTCAACATGCCAGTTACTAACTGACTGAAATGGAAATATACGTTTAATTTTAtggatttataattttataaatatatggaaatatatatttttttttctttgggtaaAAACATTTCTCATGcataaaaaaaggggaaaaagctTTTGAATATGGCAGCAAACTGCTTCTAGAAGCTTCAGTTCAAGGAGTCAGTTCCATTAGAGTTAAGTTTTTCACTCTCTGGTCTGGGTGTGCAGTCTGCTTGTTGGTTGTTTTCCTTTCGGCAAGGAATGCCCTGTTttttcacaaacaaaacaaagtccACAAAGAATGCCACCGTGGCCAGGAAGCCAAACGCCTGTAATACAGGAAAGATGGTTAAATATAAGTTAGTAGCAGGTATGATTTCAGATCAGCTAAAATCAAGTGCCAACATACCACTGCGCCCCGCTCCAGATCTGTCTGACCATTGTCTGCCGCAAACACAATGCTAGCGAGGCTGAACAAGATTGCCATGGCTATTGTGTATCCAAAGTCCTATGGAAAAATGAAAAGTAGCTTAACTGTAAAttggaaataaattatattttctggaATAGGTGATTCTGACTGGTAAGGAGCGgtcaaatattataaaacataatacAGAAACTAACTTTTGTTTATAGGCTTTTAACTTTTatacacaattattttattttgataacatttaacatttttgacTTACCAGAGTCGGCCAGCAATTAATTCCAACTCTCTGGTGCAACACTGTGGCCAGAAGGATGAGGAGCAACAGCGTGAAGAGGAAGGCTGTGCAACTGACAAATTCAAAAAAGTAGAGTGGTCCACACTGCGAACAGCTGGATACACTCTCCTCCATCACAAAAGCCACAAACGAGAGGAGCTGAGGGGACAAAAATCAAATCCATTAATTAACCACTAGGTGGCAGTTTCATCTTATTTTTCATTTCGATAACTCCAGCATGTATACAAGACAATATGAATGATTTGGGTGTTTCCGAAGTgacaaaatattgtatttaatgtGATGAATGCTGCTTAGTCTGAGCACATGGATCACAATTCGAAACTGGTAGATAAATAGGTGTGAAGTTAATAGATCAGCATCAGGTAGGGGATTCCCAACAGTGAGAATAAGCTATACACCCAGGAATTGATTCTGGGAAAACACATACACACCCAAGCAAACTGTGTTTCATTGTTCATGTTTCCTTTAACATCACAAGCCTGAGACTCATCATCCTGAACTCTATGTTTTAGTCACATGTGCACAATTTAAAAGGTCTTCCAGTCCAAGGGTGAAATTACACCAGTTACATCAATTCCAGGAGACTTCCCACTCCCTTTAGCGAACCGAAactagcaacaacaaaaaaaagagaacacTGTAACTGATGCAGTCGTGCTATTAACGTTATTCAAATATACTTTATAGAGAAGTCCTTCAAAATAACTCCATTGTTTGATGTGATATATGTACACAACATTTCTGCTATTAAACTCTGGGCTTGGAATTTGTTAATAAATACACATAGCAATTCCATTCATAATCGCTATGACAAAAGGGAAGAGAGTATaggaaataataatgataataataatacaactaaaatcttattaatattttaacatgcATGCATATAACAAATAGTTGGTATTTGACATTCAACtggtaaaaagaaaacagattcagGGCAAAATGGGAAAATCTGTCATAACTGGTAGTAAGTAGGAAGAGGAAATCATAACAGTGTTCTcgtttacataaaatacagtttcATGAGAAGCAATGTCAAAATGACAAAGCCTGACTAGCTCACTCATCTGACTCATAGCATCTGTTTAATGACTGCTAGGAACAAGGCAGGTTCACATGCAAGTGTCACTGTCGCTTAAGAAGCAGAAACTTATCACTACCACACAGAATCCATCCAAAATCCTCCATCCAAACTAGGTAGAACACAGTAGCTGCTCAACAGAATAAAGACACCACCCAAAAAGGGGGTTATTTTAGACATTTATGAGTTAATGAGCATCCAGAAGTAAAATGAAACCATACAGAAACGATTTCAGTCTGAAACTGAAACACAAAAAGCTTAATTCCTGgaaaacatgcattaaaatgatttcaaattatattttttaagtgcTAAAATTGATCAGCGTTTTGTAATAAACAGTCCACAGAAAAATCGAAGAATTTCTTCACAATAAAATAGTTACTTGACTGCGGTCAACCGTCTCTGCTCTGCAAActgtcttacacacacactcaaacttatTTATACACTTATTAATTTATAACATACTGTTTAATGTCACGAGGAGAACACTTGggtacatgaagaaaaaaaacaaagaaaacgcCAGTGGCAATTTCCCTGAATAAAGGAGAAACACTTGATAAAATCTAGTTTCATGAAAAGCATGAGACCAGACCCTAGACTGTATAAGGGCATTTACTCATAAAGGGTCTATCTGTCTCAATGTTGACCTCTTTGTGGTAATTATTAGCTAAATTTAATGTGTTCTAAAGCATACTTCCCTGTACTTAAAGATTCTTGCTTTAAGTATGCAATTTAAATGTCACTTACACTTTTGACTTACCACAGCATACTGTGAAAGATCAGAACGAGTGGATAATTGAATTTAGCATCTGCTCTCTAATTGCATTTACAGTTTAAAGGCAGACAGTCATTTCTTACACCTGATAtcacttaagcccctttcacactgccattccggcaaatacacggcaattgttcctgggtcgcaagattttgcactttcacactgccagtgataacccgggatatgtgcgtgctttcacacatcccgtaacgacacgtgacatcagggcgtgacgtgtaatgtacaaatcgaaaacgttaggcacgttatactttcactgaagcaagcgaacgatctcggcgtcagcctggaaagtgaggaactaactcatctctgcttcattacagtttgcacatattcttttgtcgcgaacgttgatctttcttcaaaacagccggtaaaagagtcgcgcgataacatgcgtcatcacttcgacacggcattagatctggcttttgttcacacaccGCTCGACCCGGGTCGAACCCGttaatgttactaggtccccgacctgggttcaatgccggaatcaatcccgggacgtggttgttttcacacagaaggcgacccggcaatgttctggcaatatgccgggtccgacgtgcagtgtgaaaggggctttagtttGTCACATGCAAGCAGACAACGCCTTTGGTGTTTTCGGCTGTGAAATTGTGAATTcacacacttaaaataaagtgacaaTCAACTAGTGACACCCTGAGAATTGATGCTAAAACCTAATAATCAAGATGAAAGCCCGTACAGACCGAACATTTCAGACTACACTGAAAATCAGGGACTCAGAATTGTATTTATCCCAGAAAATAAACCAAAaggattttacattttatttggatTCAGCAGCATTTCTAGGTCACTcatcaaatcaaatggtcagctTTCCTTGCGTTCGTTAAAGCACATAAACATTTCTCATATCTTAAGAAATAAAGCACAGATTTTGGAAAAAACCTGTTGATCCCATGTCAGTATTTGGGattaaaaagatattttaataCTTACTGTGTGCTAAGTTACATAAACACTGCAGTGAATGAACGATGCTGAACCAAGACTTGGTCTCATATGAGTCAACTGCATCTCTTTGCAAAGCACAAGCAATATCTACTAAATAGCCACTCGAACAGTAGATATGCCAACACCCCTGAGTGAACCAAGATGCATACATGTTCTTCTTTGTCATAAATTACAGAATTCAGTTTGACATATATGGAAGATACCAAGGAAATGGAGGGAATGCACTTGAACTCAAATACCAACTGTACAAAAAGCCCCATGAGCAACAACCAAGCAGCACATGACTGCAACTCTGAAATGACCAAGCTTGTTTAGAAAATTATCTTATCATTATCAGATGCAGACAAAAGTTGCCCTCCCTCACTAACACCCAAGGACTTGTTAAACATAATTTGCATTATTAAGGATGTGTGAGATATGGCAGTGGATACATTCATCAAAATCTTCATTAGCATGTTACAGAAACCACAACACTCTACTGAACACTTTAAAACATAAGCAGTCATATTTTAGCCCCACCTTTTACATGTTAATGAACTGCCAGCATTATTGTTTACTAGTATACACTTCTATGGAAACCCACACACTTTTCCAATAATGCTAGCTTGACTTGAATTGTGCGGTCTTTAAACAGAAATAACCACTAGCCACTCGAGCTTTTGTACATTACTACAAGGAAAATTGCGTGTATCTAAATTAGAAATAACGTATTTAAAggctgtatattttatttatttagttgttgACTAAATTCTGATCACAGTACATGCAAACATTTGTGTTTCTTAGACAAACATGAAACAAGTTGTTTACCACTTCAATCAATTTTATCCCGAATCTAACTTTGTCCAGGTTCTCTGATGGCACGATGAACCTTCTGGGTTTGGGCTCCTGCACTGTTGTGGTGGTGTTGTACACCGTGTCTGTGGTGGCCATGCTGTAGCTAAATCTGAAAACAAGAAGGACATAAAACAGATTAGCAATTAAACATGTGTTCGCATTTATAAATCAGAGATATTTGTGATACTGCAAAGTAAACAAAGTAACGACGCTTCGACAGCTGGCGTTCACGAGGTGAAAAGCGAAAGTAAAACAACGCCAAATCTAACGAGGCTGACATATTTGATCAGCACAGAACTATCGAAATAAACACACTGCAAGATTTAATGCAACCGATTATGTGTTATAACAATATTGATAAACATTCAATGGTTAAATACCTCAGATGGCTGTTTTAATGTGCTCCGTTTATGCCGTTAACGCGTCCTTTGTGTGGCCAACTGAATTTATGTTTCACTTCCGCACTCCCTTCAAGTTTTCTTCATTGAGGAAGGACTTCCTGTCTCTATCACTCCTTACATGGACCACAGAAGAGAGTTATTGGGATTGTTACCTTCCAGTGGCTGTAACAGATCTCGGCTCTGTTTGTGGTATAAAGGTCGCTGTAACTGTCTTGGaaacgtttttgtttatttggtaGCTACCTGACAGACCCTTCTCAGCTACTTCAGCTCTCTTCTTTTATGTAGATTGTAGCGCTTTACCCGGGTCCTTTGAATTTGAAACATTGAGcatgtattaaaaatataaattatgacGTTTAAAAGTAGGATCATTTAAATTAAGAATGAAATTATCACAAACTTTTCGGTGTTTATTGTGTGAAAATATTATAGGCTaggtaaattaaaaaacaaaacaaaacaaaatcccaTGATTCTCTCTCAGTTGTAGCCACCACATCAAATCTTTTTGGTCTTAATAAAGTTTTACAGTACATGCTTACCTTAGACAGTAGTGTCAGTGAAGAGCATGTAGCATGTATTTTTATTGTGCAACAATTCCAATCAAGTtgtaattttgtcaaattattCGAAAAATCAGATAACATTATTCTATTGTACTGAGGACCAATATAATGCTAGCTTTGAAAACAGGAAGACAAAGGATTCTGACATTTCACGTCATGCATGAGATCATTGTTGTGCTTTTCTTGCAATATTAAAGATTTTACTTAGAGAATGCAtgtcacactgtaaaaaataaaatcctctCCAACTCCAAAATTTCTAGTGACTGGCCTAATTGaatttataaaatgaaatttaCACTAATTCAGTTTGGCCAATTTTAGATGTGATCAGTCAATAGAAAAATCTGAGTTGGAGAGGTCTGAATTTTTTGTGATTATGTGATTTTGGAAGATTATGTAGATAAGTATCTAGGAGGAAAAAACAACCTAAAATAAGAAAACATGCTTTTAATTCCCATCTTTAACAACAAGGGCTGTTTATACTGTGGGTCTCTATGAATCCAGGATTCTCTCCTCtttaatt
Proteins encoded in this region:
- the LOC132103696 gene encoding CKLF-like MARVEL transmembrane domain-containing protein 6: MATTDTVYNTTTTVQEPKPRRFIVPSENLDKVRFGIKLIEVLLSFVAFVMEESVSSCSQCGPLYFFEFVSCTAFLFTLLLLILLATVLHQRVGINCWPTLDFGYTIAMAILFSLASIVFAADNGQTDLERGAVAFGFLATVAFFVDFVLFVKKQGIPCRKENNQQADCTPRPESEKLNSNGTDSLN